Proteins encoded in a region of the Azospirillum sp. TSH58 genome:
- a CDS encoding YicC/YloC family endoribonuclease, which translates to MTGFARVDGHADGYSWTFEVKSVNGRNLDIRCRQPAGFDTLEAAARAEIPKRLARGSVNLNLTVTRSQSVSQLRINRELLAQVLELAREIEGAGAAPPRLDSLLSVRGIIEPVEEDEGDARDRVEAALKADLGRLIGALVTARLSEGARLVTVLNGHLDEIERLITAAAACASTQPEALRERLRSQVAALLDAAPALPEERLAQEAAILIAKADVREEMDRLRAHIQAARDMLAEGGAIGRRFDFLCQEFNREANTLCSKSADVELTRIGLSLKASIEQLREQVQNIE; encoded by the coding sequence ATGACCGGTTTCGCACGCGTGGACGGGCACGCCGACGGCTACAGCTGGACCTTCGAGGTGAAGAGCGTCAACGGGCGCAACCTCGACATCCGCTGCCGCCAGCCCGCCGGGTTCGACACGCTGGAGGCCGCCGCCCGAGCCGAGATCCCCAAGCGGCTGGCCCGCGGCAGCGTCAACCTGAACCTGACCGTCACCCGCAGCCAGTCGGTGTCCCAGCTCCGCATCAACCGCGAGCTTCTCGCCCAGGTGCTGGAGCTGGCGCGCGAGATCGAGGGCGCCGGGGCCGCCCCGCCGCGGCTCGACTCGCTGCTCTCCGTCCGCGGCATCATCGAGCCGGTGGAGGAGGACGAGGGCGACGCGCGGGACCGGGTGGAGGCCGCGCTGAAGGCCGACCTCGGCCGGCTGATCGGCGCGCTGGTGACCGCCCGCCTGTCGGAAGGGGCGCGGCTGGTCACGGTGCTGAACGGCCATCTCGACGAGATCGAGCGGCTGATCACCGCCGCCGCCGCCTGCGCCAGCACCCAGCCCGAGGCCCTGCGCGAACGGCTGCGCAGTCAGGTCGCCGCCCTGCTCGACGCCGCCCCGGCCCTGCCGGAGGAGCGGCTCGCCCAGGAGGCGGCCATCCTGATCGCCAAGGCCGACGTGCGCGAGGAGATGGACCGCCTGCGCGCCCACATCCAGGCCGCCCGCGACATGCTGGCGGAGGGGGGCGCCATCGGCCGCCGCTTCGACTTCCTGTGCCAGGAATTCAACCGCGAAGCCAACACCCTGTGCTCCAAGTCCGCGGACGTGGAGCTGACCCGCATCGGCCTGTCGCTGAAAGCCTCCATCGAGCAGCTTCGCGAGCAGGTCCAGAACATCGAGTGA
- a CDS encoding class I SAM-dependent methyltransferase, with translation MGSVTPSSGALCRLIGEQVICGPDQVVVEFGGGTGAITKALLQRGIPGNRIFTFEIDDHLSRFLRGHYPDVNVVHDDCRKAADILGPELVGKVGTVVIGIPMLNLPMRAQKEVVEACFRILPEGGRFVLYTYGLVSPLNQRALGVKGKRLGFTPLNVPPASVWGYWKAKP, from the coding sequence ATGGGTTCCGTTACACCGTCCTCGGGCGCGCTTTGCCGGCTGATCGGGGAGCAGGTGATTTGTGGGCCGGATCAGGTCGTCGTGGAGTTCGGCGGCGGCACCGGCGCGATCACCAAGGCCCTTCTCCAGCGCGGCATTCCGGGCAACCGCATCTTCACCTTCGAGATCGACGACCATCTGTCGCGCTTCCTGCGCGGCCATTACCCGGACGTCAACGTCGTCCATGACGACTGCCGCAAGGCCGCCGACATCCTCGGCCCGGAGCTGGTCGGCAAGGTCGGCACGGTGGTGATCGGCATCCCCATGCTGAACCTGCCGATGCGCGCCCAGAAGGAGGTCGTCGAGGCCTGCTTCCGCATCCTGCCCGAAGGCGGGCGTTTCGTTCTCTACACCTACGGCCTCGTGTCGCCGCTGAACCAGCGCGCGCTGGGCGTCAAGGGCAAGCGGCTGGGCTTCACCCCGCTGAACGTCCCGCCGGCCTCCGTCTGGGGCTACTGGAAAGCCAAGCCCTAA
- a CDS encoding SDR family oxidoreductase, with the protein MRDPRSIVITGASSGIGKELAYAYAVPGVTLALSGRDSARLEAVAERCRAAGASVETALVDAADREAMTAWLTALDARAPVDLVIANAGISAGTGGGVESAEQARRIFQVNVDGVLNSVHPLLPGMRARRRGQIALMASLAGFRGMPGAPAYCASKAAVRVYGESLRGDLAGEGIGVTVICPGFVKSRMTAVNRFPMPFLMETDRAARVIKGGLARDKARIAFPWPMAAAVWLLAALPVGLTDVLLRQAPRKE; encoded by the coding sequence ATGCGCGATCCGCGCTCGATCGTCATCACCGGGGCGTCCAGCGGCATCGGGAAGGAACTGGCCTATGCCTACGCGGTTCCCGGCGTCACGCTGGCCCTGAGCGGGCGCGACTCCGCGCGGCTGGAGGCGGTGGCGGAGCGCTGCCGCGCCGCCGGGGCGTCGGTGGAAACCGCGCTCGTCGATGCGGCGGACCGCGAGGCCATGACGGCGTGGCTGACCGCGCTGGACGCCCGCGCGCCGGTCGATCTGGTCATCGCCAACGCCGGAATCTCCGCCGGAACCGGGGGCGGCGTGGAGAGCGCGGAGCAGGCGCGGCGCATCTTCCAGGTGAATGTCGACGGCGTGCTGAACAGCGTCCACCCGCTGCTGCCCGGCATGCGGGCGCGGCGGCGCGGGCAGATCGCCCTGATGGCCTCGCTGGCCGGATTCCGCGGCATGCCCGGCGCGCCCGCCTATTGCGCCAGCAAGGCGGCGGTGCGGGTCTACGGCGAGTCGCTGCGCGGCGATCTGGCGGGGGAGGGGATCGGCGTGACGGTGATCTGTCCGGGCTTCGTGAAAAGCCGGATGACCGCGGTGAACCGCTTCCCCATGCCCTTCCTGATGGAGACGGACCGCGCCGCCCGGGTCATCAAGGGCGGGCTGGCCCGCGACAAGGCGCGCATCGCCTTCCCCTGGCCGATGGCCGCCGCCGTGTGGCTGCTGGCGGCTCTGCCGGTGGGTCTGACGGATGTCCTGCTGCGGCAGGCGCCGCGCAAGGAATGA
- a CDS encoding exopolysaccharide biosynthesis protein: MSVPRNVAFTGAAPLPATVARRGRQDHGEERTSDVLAAFRANLPDGRVSLGDLIQALGDRSLGTILLALSLPTIAPVPLGVSCLFDLPILLFSAQMAFGKRGAALPGWILRRSVSRSLAARMIDKAMPRLTAIEKMLKPRHSRFASIDGERWFGVLVLLLSLTCVVPLPLTGWLPGFALVLLSLGLIERDGAAVAVSLALTVAALVFFALVASSLSYAGQTLLALTPPHLASSYPAFMA; encoded by the coding sequence ATGAGCGTGCCGCGCAACGTGGCCTTCACCGGAGCGGCCCCGCTCCCCGCGACCGTCGCCCGCCGCGGGCGGCAGGACCATGGGGAGGAGCGGACCTCCGACGTCCTGGCGGCCTTCCGCGCCAACCTGCCGGACGGGCGGGTGTCGCTGGGCGACCTGATCCAGGCGCTGGGCGACCGCTCGCTGGGCACCATCCTGCTGGCTTTGTCGCTGCCCACCATCGCGCCGGTGCCGCTGGGCGTGTCCTGCCTGTTCGACCTGCCGATCCTGCTCTTCTCCGCCCAGATGGCCTTCGGCAAGCGCGGCGCCGCCCTGCCCGGCTGGATTCTGCGCCGCTCGGTCAGCCGGTCGCTCGCCGCCCGGATGATCGACAAGGCGATGCCGCGGCTGACCGCCATCGAGAAGATGCTGAAGCCGCGCCACAGCCGCTTCGCCAGCATCGACGGGGAGCGCTGGTTCGGCGTGCTGGTGCTGCTGCTGTCGCTGACCTGCGTGGTGCCGCTGCCGCTGACCGGCTGGCTGCCCGGATTCGCCCTGGTCCTGCTGTCCCTGGGCCTGATCGAGCGCGACGGGGCCGCCGTCGCGGTCAGCCTCGCCCTCACCGTGGCCGCCCTGGTCTTCTTCGCCCTGGTCGCCAGCAGCCTGTCCTACGCAGGACAGACCCTGCTGGCCCTCACGCCCCCCCATCTCGCATCGTCATATCCCGCGTTTATGGCATAG
- a CDS encoding ABC-F family ATP-binding cassette domain-containing protein, with protein sequence MLHINDLTFRYGGRVLFDRATAVVSKGHRVALVGRNGTGKSTLLKLIAGQLQTDAGAIGVPTGTKIGMVAQEAPSGATTLIDAVLAADTERTALLAEAETATDPMRIGEIHARLADIEAHSAPSRAAQVLSGLGFDADAQARPCSDFSGGWRMRVALAGVLFARPDLLLLDEPTNHLDLEATIWLEGYLKNYPHTILLVSHDRDLLNSVPTTTIHVDQGKLVTYAGNYDQFLKQRRANMERLQAMATKQEAKRKHMMAFVERFRYKATKARQAQSRLKALEKLETITLMEDDAEVVFNFPQPDEMAPPLIALDGVTIGYGDRAILRRVNLRIDMDDRIALLGANGNGKSTLVKLLAGRLEAMAGEVKRPTKLRVGYFAQHQQDELDLSLTPIQQTQRIMPLAPEEKVRAHLGRFGFQQSKAETRISDLSGGEKARLLLALMSRETPHILMLDEPTNHLDVDSREALIEAINGFEGAVILISHDPHLIELTADRLLLVADGTVQPYDGDLDDYRRFLLDRARAERAAAKGGEPADAGASRKDQRRAAAEARAALAPLKKKATDAESQVNKLTEEKRKIEAKLADPTLYSGPSDKLRKLQIDLGVVDKKLSAAEEAWLEHLEAYESAAAEAGV encoded by the coding sequence ATGCTGCACATCAACGACCTGACGTTCCGCTACGGCGGACGTGTGCTGTTCGACCGCGCCACCGCGGTCGTGTCGAAGGGCCACCGCGTGGCGCTGGTCGGCCGCAACGGCACCGGGAAATCCACGCTCCTCAAGCTCATCGCCGGCCAGCTCCAGACGGACGCCGGAGCCATCGGCGTGCCGACCGGCACCAAGATCGGCATGGTCGCGCAGGAGGCGCCGAGCGGCGCCACCACGCTGATCGACGCCGTCCTGGCCGCCGACACGGAGCGCACCGCCCTGCTGGCCGAGGCCGAGACGGCCACCGATCCCATGCGCATCGGCGAGATCCACGCCCGGCTGGCCGACATCGAGGCCCATTCGGCGCCGTCGCGCGCCGCCCAGGTCCTCTCCGGCCTGGGCTTCGACGCCGACGCGCAGGCCCGCCCCTGCTCCGACTTCTCGGGCGGCTGGCGGATGCGCGTGGCGCTGGCCGGCGTGCTGTTCGCCCGGCCCGACCTGCTGCTGCTCGACGAGCCGACCAACCACCTCGATCTGGAGGCGACCATCTGGCTTGAGGGGTACCTCAAGAACTACCCCCACACGATCCTGCTGGTCAGCCACGACCGCGACCTCTTGAACTCGGTCCCCACGACGACCATCCATGTGGACCAGGGCAAGCTGGTGACCTACGCCGGCAACTACGACCAGTTCCTCAAGCAGCGCCGCGCCAACATGGAGCGGCTGCAGGCCATGGCGACCAAGCAGGAGGCCAAGCGCAAGCACATGATGGCCTTCGTCGAACGCTTCCGCTACAAGGCGACCAAGGCCCGGCAGGCGCAGAGCCGCCTGAAGGCGCTGGAGAAGCTGGAGACCATCACGCTGATGGAGGACGACGCCGAGGTCGTCTTCAACTTCCCCCAGCCGGACGAGATGGCCCCGCCGCTGATCGCGCTGGACGGTGTGACCATCGGCTACGGCGACCGCGCCATCCTGCGCCGCGTCAACCTGCGCATCGACATGGACGACCGCATCGCCCTGCTCGGCGCCAACGGCAACGGCAAATCCACGCTGGTCAAGCTGCTGGCCGGTCGGCTGGAGGCCATGGCCGGCGAGGTGAAGCGCCCGACCAAGCTGCGCGTCGGCTATTTCGCCCAGCACCAGCAGGACGAGCTGGACCTGTCGCTGACCCCGATCCAGCAGACCCAGCGCATCATGCCGCTGGCGCCGGAGGAGAAGGTCCGCGCCCATCTCGGCCGCTTCGGCTTCCAGCAGAGCAAGGCGGAAACCCGCATCTCCGACCTGTCCGGCGGCGAGAAGGCCCGGCTTCTGCTGGCGCTGATGAGCCGCGAGACGCCGCACATCCTGATGCTGGACGAACCGACCAACCATCTCGACGTGGACAGCCGCGAGGCGCTGATCGAGGCGATCAACGGGTTCGAGGGCGCCGTCATCCTCATCAGCCACGACCCGCACCTGATCGAGCTGACCGCCGACCGGCTGCTGCTGGTGGCCGACGGCACGGTGCAGCCCTACGACGGCGACCTCGACGACTACCGCCGCTTCCTGCTCGACCGCGCGCGGGCCGAGCGCGCCGCCGCCAAGGGCGGCGAGCCGGCGGACGCCGGGGCCAGCCGCAAGGACCAGCGCCGCGCCGCGGCGGAGGCCCGCGCCGCGCTCGCCCCGCTGAAGAAGAAGGCCACCGACGCGGAATCGCAGGTCAACAAGCTGACCGAGGAGAAGCGCAAGATCGAGGCGAAGCTGGCCGATCCCACGCTCTACAGCGGTCCCAGCGACAAGCTGCGGAAGCTCCAGATCGACCTCGGCGTGGTGGACAAGAAGCTGTCCGCCGCCGAGGAGGCGTGGCTGGAGCATCTCGAAGCCTATGAATCGGCGGCGGCGGAGGCCGGCGTATGA